From the Oceanobacillus kimchii X50 genome, the window TTTTCCAGAGCATTCCAAAATTTTCATGGTGTTAATCCAACTTTAGCTAGAAACCCAGAGCAGAATTTGAAAGCATATCCAAAACTATCCTTTCAACTAACTATTCAAGGAGGAACCCAGATGAAATATCGTATAGTTGAAAAAGGACCTTTTAAAGTCGTTGGAGTGAAGTATGTGGTTGAAATGGTCAATGAAATTCTTTCACCTACTTACGAAGACATGATAGCGGGGATTAGTGATTACAAAATGAAAGAACTGGAATCGCTCTCCAATAAGGAACCACATGGGCTTGTTCATGTCTCAGTCAATTACACGGAAGATATGGAAGGTAAGGCAACTTTTGATCAATATATAGGAGCGGTTACTACGATAGAAGATACTAATGGGTATTCGACACTGGATATCCCTCCATTATTATGGGCGATTTTTGAAGTGGATGGGGACTGGACGCAAGTTGAAGACCATTGGCAACGGATATATTCCGAGTGGCTTCCTTCATTTTCTTATGAGCTGGCAGAAGGCCCTGAAATACTAGCTAGTAAAGATCATAAAAGTGAGATTTGGATTTCTATTAAAAAGAAGGATGGATATCAAAATTGTGACTAAAGATACACAATATTATTTTGAGATGACTGAATGTTACTAAAACATTTAAACCTAACTGTAAATGACGTTGATGTTTCAAGACTATTCTTAGAATATTATCTTGAAACAAGTTCACTGATAAAAGTGTAAAAAACACTAGGAATTATGGAGGGGGACGCATGCGGTATATCTTTATTCATGGTTTAGGGCAAAATTCATCGAGTTGGGAGAAAACTATTTCCTATTTAGGTGAAACTAATAAAATTCTACGCCCTAATTTATTTGAACTTCTTCAAGATAAAGAACCTACGTATAATAATCTATATCTGGCTTTCACTGAATATGTAGACAAGATATCTGAACCAGTGGTTATTATCGGCTTGTCCTTAGGAGCGGTTCTTGCGTTGAACTTTACTATTGATCATCCTCACAGAGTTCGTTCTTTGGTATTAATAGCACCACAATATAAGATGCCCAAACTTTTACTAACAGTTCAATATAATATTTTTAAATTTATACCTGATTCGTCGTTTCGAAAACTTGGTTCTAATAAAGATGTTTTTATATTGTTAACTAAGTCAATGGTAGAGTTAGATTTCAGTGAAGATGTAAAAAGAATTCTATGCCATACTTTGGTTCTGTGTGGGAATCAGGACAAAGCGAATAAAAGAGCATCAGAGAGATTGGCAAGGCGTATACCCAAAGCGAAATTTCGTGAAATTGAAGGTGCTGGACATGAACTAAATAAGGATACTCCAGAAAAATTAGCTTCTGTTCTCGTAGAATTTCTGTGGTAGTATTGAACATGCAATTATTATAATTATTCTATCTTTATTTATATAAAGGAGGAAAAATGCTTCTTCTAATTGTTTTTATTATATTACTAATCAATATATTAACCATTGAACCTAAATTATCGAAAATAATAGAACAGAACGACATATT encodes:
- a CDS encoding AraC family transcriptional regulator, with protein sequence MDMMKGMNKALDYIEVNLDSHIDLKEVAKRAYCSEYHFKRLFSFLSGITLSEYIRRRRLAIAALELRNRQVKVIDIAIKYGYRSPDAFSRAFQNFHGVNPTLARNPEQNLKAYPKLSFQLTIQGGTQMKYRIVEKGPFKVVGVKYVVEMVNEILSPTYEDMIAGISDYKMKELESLSNKEPHGLVHVSVNYTEDMEGKATFDQYIGAVTTIEDTNGYSTLDIPPLLWAIFEVDGDWTQVEDHWQRIYSEWLPSFSYELAEGPEILASKDHKSEIWISIKKKDGYQNCD
- a CDS encoding alpha/beta fold hydrolase; its protein translation is MRYIFIHGLGQNSSSWEKTISYLGETNKILRPNLFELLQDKEPTYNNLYLAFTEYVDKISEPVVIIGLSLGAVLALNFTIDHPHRVRSLVLIAPQYKMPKLLLTVQYNIFKFIPDSSFRKLGSNKDVFILLTKSMVELDFSEDVKRILCHTLVLCGNQDKANKRASERLARRIPKAKFREIEGAGHELNKDTPEKLASVLVEFLW